In Candidatus Nitronauta litoralis, one DNA window encodes the following:
- a CDS encoding TetR/AcrR family transcriptional regulator has protein sequence MSKKEQILCAAQCLMLEKGFVATTVDDICQAAGVTKGSFFHYFKDKEAMGREALTDFAQCTNDALCCALPENETDPLKRVYNVVDAAIKLTRKKEINGCLVGMFSQELSQTHPAIRKICERLFDAQIASLEKDLSAAKTKYAPKAKFKPKELSEYFLATVQGSMLVSKAKKDNSVMERSLKQYRNYLKTLYGK, from the coding sequence ATGAGCAAGAAAGAACAAATTCTCTGTGCGGCGCAGTGCCTCATGCTGGAAAAGGGCTTCGTCGCCACCACGGTGGACGATATCTGCCAGGCGGCGGGGGTCACCAAGGGCAGCTTCTTCCATTACTTCAAGGATAAGGAAGCGATGGGGCGGGAAGCTTTGACCGATTTCGCCCAATGCACTAACGATGCGTTGTGCTGCGCTTTGCCGGAAAATGAAACCGACCCGCTCAAGCGTGTCTACAACGTGGTCGACGCGGCGATCAAGCTCACCAGAAAAAAGGAAATCAACGGCTGCCTGGTGGGCATGTTCTCGCAGGAGCTCTCGCAAACGCATCCGGCCATCCGCAAGATCTGCGAACGGCTGTTCGACGCGCAAATCGCCAGCCTGGAAAAGGATCTGTCTGCGGCGAAAACGAAATACGCACCCAAGGCCAAATTCAAACCGAAGGAGCTCTCCGAATATTTCCTGGCGACCGTTCAGGGGTCCATGCTGGTGAGCAAGGCGAAAAAGGACAACAGCGTGATGGAACGCAGTCTTAAACAGTACCGGAATTACCTGAAAACCCTGTACGGTAAATGA
- a CDS encoding SDR family oxidoreductase — MQFDFNDQTVIVTGGTRGIGRAIAEAFLKSGARVLVTFQGNTEAAKAFEEANQEHADRLIVKQCDVTDYAAVEELFKWIGEELGVIQVLINNSGIRRDQIVGMMAQEEWQSVIDTNLTGTFYMSKFAVQNMARKRYGRIVNITSPVARFGMPGQGNYAASKAGQIAFAASLSKETARRKITVNCVSPGFIGTDLIADLPEERVELYLNLVPMKRFGEVEEVASSVLYLASKEASYITGTVLEVTGGL, encoded by the coding sequence ATCCAGTTTGATTTTAACGACCAGACAGTTATTGTCACCGGCGGTACCCGGGGAATTGGCCGGGCCATCGCTGAGGCATTTTTAAAATCCGGTGCCCGTGTTCTTGTCACTTTCCAGGGCAATACCGAAGCGGCAAAAGCTTTTGAAGAAGCCAACCAGGAACACGCCGATCGTTTGATTGTCAAACAATGTGACGTGACCGATTACGCCGCAGTCGAAGAATTGTTCAAATGGATCGGGGAAGAGCTGGGTGTGATCCAGGTGCTGATAAACAATTCCGGTATTCGCCGTGACCAGATTGTCGGCATGATGGCGCAGGAGGAATGGCAGTCGGTGATCGACACCAACCTGACCGGTACTTTTTACATGAGCAAGTTTGCCGTGCAGAACATGGCGCGTAAACGATATGGTCGTATCGTGAACATCACCTCTCCGGTGGCCCGCTTTGGTATGCCGGGGCAGGGTAATTACGCTGCTTCGAAGGCCGGGCAGATCGCCTTCGCCGCTTCACTTTCCAAGGAAACGGCGCGTCGGAAGATCACCGTCAATTGTGTGTCTCCGGGATTCATCGGAACCGATTTGATTGCGGACCTGCCGGAAGAACGTGTGGAGTTGTACCTTAACCTGGTACCGATGAAACGATTTGGTGAAGTCGAGGAAGTCGCAAGCTCCGTTCTGTATCTTGCCAGCAAGGAAGCCTCTTACATCACCGGCACCGTATTGGAAGTCACCGGCGGACTTTGA
- a CDS encoding PAS domain S-box protein: MKNPNGFIERQAKSGTPYVTLGFFTFFFLLAIGFWGHMVTQNEMRQLLESQLLTTLHSSQESIRLWCENQKRFARSWAEQYQVRKNILSLIASAKDMRYQKEALLKAEELTFLRKILKPVVNEFDMVGFVIFDKEGMQVGALLNDPIGQKDLITRSDFVQRSLNGETVVSVPFKGEIPLPDKNEVLRTNWPTMFVSTPLLNDSGKVAGVLAFRLRPEQSFTRVLEISRLGSTGETFTFNSRGYLLSAPRYLDQIRKLGLASTSSESTPILNVQLLEPAKAANSVDNQKEEGKPPGFTEMAANALQKGAGVNTKGYLNYVGISVIGAWVWLEDLNMGLAVEQEVEEAFAPLIALRSVLFKVFLLLGLMSCIAFMLRISQSRTEEKERSTLKALKEREEEYRAIVNNAVEAIITFNPEGEIQTVNPAAEAMFGFDPGRLVRMNILNIIPQNNLEDPVFNLKDIIQTQQEETFIRARELVAVKKNGVSFPVELTLSTMHMNDESQYIGLIRDITERKRALEQLEQLNSKNQLILNAAGEGIFGVDIEGLITFINPAGAKILGFRPEEMIGKPQHLIMQPVHDDGVPCTLEDNPIYQVYREGIVRQVSQKFFRRRDGNTFPVEYIGKPIWEDKKIVGAVVTFRNISDYLQSEQDLRQYAQDLEKINTELRNFTGVATHDLQEPLRKVVTLADRLTMTNASRMDEKGRDYLDRIVTSIGRMQQLIVDLLEYSKTTSTRQDFRKVKIDEEIHDVLSTLDIQIEKTRAQVNVADLPEIEASPFQIRQLFQNLIGNALKFHKPGIPPQVQIRAEKRIDGSWAIVVEDEGIGFDEKYLDRIFQPFRRLHRQEEYEGSGMGLAVCEKIVTLHRGMITAESKKNLGSRFIIVLPEKQINGH, encoded by the coding sequence ATGAAAAATCCAAACGGTTTTATTGAAAGACAGGCAAAATCTGGAACGCCTTATGTCACCCTGGGATTTTTCACATTTTTTTTCCTTCTGGCAATAGGATTTTGGGGCCACATGGTGACCCAGAATGAAATGCGGCAGTTACTGGAATCCCAGCTTCTCACGACCTTGCATTCAAGCCAGGAATCCATCCGTCTCTGGTGCGAAAATCAGAAACGATTTGCAAGGTCCTGGGCGGAACAATACCAGGTCAGAAAAAATATTCTTAGTTTGATAGCAAGTGCTAAAGATATGCGTTATCAAAAGGAAGCCCTGCTAAAGGCAGAAGAATTGACCTTCCTGAGAAAAATTTTAAAACCTGTCGTCAACGAATTCGATATGGTGGGTTTTGTGATATTCGATAAGGAGGGAATGCAGGTGGGTGCCTTGTTGAACGATCCAATCGGCCAAAAAGATTTGATCACAAGGTCTGATTTTGTCCAGCGTTCATTGAATGGAGAGACTGTAGTCAGCGTTCCGTTCAAAGGTGAAATCCCTTTGCCGGATAAAAACGAAGTTTTACGGACAAATTGGCCAACGATGTTTGTTTCCACACCCCTGCTGAATGATTCCGGGAAAGTCGCTGGTGTCCTTGCATTTCGGCTTCGACCTGAACAATCCTTTACTCGTGTACTGGAAATCAGTCGACTGGGTTCGACCGGGGAGACGTTTACTTTTAATTCAAGAGGGTATCTCCTGTCTGCTCCGAGGTATCTTGACCAGATACGAAAATTGGGGCTTGCATCAACAAGTTCGGAAAGCACCCCAATCCTGAATGTGCAACTTTTGGAACCAGCCAAAGCGGCAAACTCTGTTGACAATCAAAAGGAAGAGGGAAAGCCACCGGGGTTTACTGAAATGGCAGCGAATGCACTGCAGAAAGGGGCAGGGGTCAACACAAAGGGATATCTCAACTACGTTGGGATATCAGTGATTGGGGCCTGGGTTTGGCTTGAGGATTTAAACATGGGGCTTGCGGTTGAGCAAGAGGTGGAGGAAGCGTTTGCGCCCCTCATCGCCTTGCGGTCTGTTTTGTTTAAAGTATTTTTGCTTCTGGGCCTGATGAGTTGTATTGCATTTATGCTGCGTATCAGCCAATCCCGTACCGAAGAAAAAGAAAGATCAACTTTAAAAGCCTTAAAGGAGCGCGAAGAGGAATACCGGGCGATCGTGAACAATGCAGTAGAAGCGATCATTACATTTAATCCAGAAGGGGAAATCCAGACGGTGAACCCGGCTGCAGAAGCAATGTTTGGTTTCGATCCTGGCCGACTGGTGAGAATGAACATTTTGAATATCATTCCACAGAATAATCTGGAGGACCCAGTATTTAATTTGAAAGATATCATCCAAACCCAGCAGGAAGAAACATTCATCCGTGCCAGAGAACTCGTTGCAGTGAAAAAAAATGGAGTTTCATTTCCGGTTGAACTCACACTCAGTACTATGCATATGAACGATGAGTCGCAATATATAGGCCTTATCCGGGATATCACAGAAAGAAAACGGGCTTTGGAACAATTGGAACAACTCAATTCCAAAAATCAGTTGATTCTGAATGCAGCGGGAGAGGGTATTTTCGGCGTTGATATCGAGGGGTTGATTACTTTTATCAATCCTGCAGGGGCAAAAATACTTGGCTTTAGGCCGGAGGAGATGATTGGAAAACCCCAGCATCTCATTATGCAGCCTGTTCATGATGATGGAGTGCCTTGTACATTGGAGGATAACCCGATCTATCAGGTTTATCGGGAGGGAATAGTCCGGCAAGTCAGCCAGAAATTTTTCCGCAGACGGGATGGCAATACTTTTCCAGTTGAATACATTGGAAAGCCCATTTGGGAAGACAAAAAAATTGTCGGGGCGGTGGTGACCTTTCGCAACATTTCAGATTATCTACAATCAGAACAGGATCTCAGGCAGTACGCCCAGGACCTGGAAAAAATCAATACAGAGCTTAGAAATTTTACCGGGGTCGCTACTCACGATTTACAGGAACCGTTGAGAAAAGTGGTGACCCTGGCGGATCGTCTGACCATGACCAATGCCAGTCGGATGGATGAAAAGGGTCGGGATTATCTGGACAGGATCGTAACCTCCATTGGAAGAATGCAGCAACTGATAGTGGATTTGTTGGAATACTCAAAAACCACATCAACCCGTCAAGATTTTCGCAAGGTAAAAATTGATGAGGAAATTCATGATGTTCTGTCTACACTGGATATCCAGATCGAAAAAACCAGGGCTCAGGTGAATGTAGCCGACCTCCCCGAGATTGAAGCCAGCCCGTTTCAGATAAGACAATTATTTCAAAATCTGATCGGGAATGCCTTGAAATTTCATAAACCTGGAATTCCTCCTCAAGTTCAGATAAGAGCAGAAAAAAGAATCGATGGATCCTGGGCTATTGTTGTGGAGGACGAAGGGATAGGATTTGATGAAAAATACCTGGATCGTATTTTTCAACCCTTCCGTCGACTTCATCGGCAGGAAGAATATGAAGGCAGCGGAATGGGTCTCGCAGTGTGTGAAAAAATTGTGACGCTGCATCGAGGCATGATCACAGCCGAAAGTAAAAAAAACCTGGGTAGCCGCTTCATAATTGTCCTTCCTGAAAAGCAGATCAACGGGCATTAA
- a CDS encoding SDR family oxidoreductase, protein MGVANKKSVAFHIGKNLQQEKANVIYSVRTEARKESVQALVGDAPVFVCDVEKEEEIARLREEVGKVTDTVHGIVHSIAFANYGEGLKPFHETGKQDFLQSVDITCYSLIHTVNAFKDMLDNNASVVTIGISTTRMAAENYGYMGPAKAALHSSLCFLAKSFSQFSQVRFNSVNAGLLKSSASAGIPGYIDSYLHAEQLTLRKKALQTEEVANTAVYLLSPRSSGINAQGIVMDAGMSVNYFDKDIVRKAQRPE, encoded by the coding sequence ATGGGCGTTGCCAATAAAAAGAGCGTTGCGTTCCATATCGGGAAAAATCTTCAGCAGGAAAAAGCCAACGTCATTTACAGCGTGCGTACCGAGGCGCGCAAAGAAAGCGTGCAGGCGCTGGTCGGCGATGCACCGGTGTTTGTGTGCGATGTTGAAAAGGAAGAAGAAATCGCGCGACTGCGCGAAGAGGTGGGCAAGGTAACGGACACGGTGCACGGTATCGTGCATTCGATTGCATTTGCGAATTACGGTGAAGGGTTGAAGCCTTTCCACGAAACCGGCAAGCAGGATTTTCTGCAGTCAGTCGACATCACCTGTTATTCGTTGATCCATACCGTCAATGCGTTCAAGGATATGCTGGATAACAATGCCTCTGTTGTCACTATCGGTATTTCGACGACACGTATGGCCGCCGAGAACTACGGATACATGGGGCCGGCGAAAGCGGCGCTGCATTCTTCATTATGTTTCCTCGCAAAATCATTTTCCCAGTTCAGCCAGGTGCGGTTTAATTCCGTGAACGCGGGACTGTTGAAGTCGTCCGCATCCGCCGGAATCCCCGGCTATATCGATTCCTACCTGCACGCCGAACAGTTGACCCTGCGCAAGAAAGCATTGCAGACAGAAGAAGTCGCCAACACGGCAGTCTATTTGTTATCGCCAAGATCGTCTGGTATCAATGCACAGGGGATTGTGATGGATGCCGGCATGTCCGTAAATTATTTTGACAAAGATATTGTACGCAAGGCTCAGCGCCCTGAATAA
- a CDS encoding NAD(P)/FAD-dependent oxidoreductase: protein MAKNWLKGVHSAYDTIIIGSGLGGMTAANLLAKCGHRVLILEHHYNFGGLATWFKRKGGHILDISLHGFPIGMIKTCRKYWSREVADSIVRLKNIRFDNPQFSFGTSFDKEDFTRLMRERFGVLKETVDEFFQTARNMNFFDDLSMTTRDLFEKFFPGRNDIHRLLMEPITYANGSTLNDPAITYGIVFSNFMDKGVYTFKGGTDQLIKKMKKELKKNGVDVRNHCLVDKILIEDKQVKGVRVNGRKIFSEAVLSNSNILSTINKLAGHEHFSPTFLDEVKKVRLNDSSCQVYMGIKKGETIPNVGDLLFTSEEDQFTSESLLEPKTRSRTFSFYYPETRPGLNQYAIVSSTNARYKDWAHLSEEDYISKKEELIEETLDCLEKYVPDVRKKIDHIEASTPTTFQRYTMHPGGVSFGTKFEGLKVSKDLPKQIAGLFHAGSVGIIMSGWLGAANYGVIVANEVDKFLRSVRQPKEKLETANV from the coding sequence ATGGCTAAGAACTGGTTGAAGGGAGTCCATTCCGCTTACGATACCATCATCATTGGTAGCGGACTTGGCGGGATGACAGCGGCTAACTTGTTGGCAAAATGTGGCCACCGGGTTTTGATTCTGGAACATCATTATAATTTCGGGGGACTTGCGACCTGGTTCAAACGCAAGGGGGGACATATTCTGGATATCTCCCTGCACGGTTTCCCGATCGGCATGATCAAAACCTGCCGCAAATACTGGAGTCGTGAAGTGGCCGATTCAATCGTCCGCCTCAAAAACATCCGGTTCGACAATCCCCAGTTTTCCTTCGGTACCTCCTTCGATAAAGAAGATTTCACGCGACTCATGCGCGAGCGTTTTGGCGTGCTCAAGGAAACCGTCGACGAGTTTTTCCAGACCGCGCGCAACATGAACTTTTTCGACGACCTGTCGATGACCACCCGCGATCTGTTCGAAAAGTTTTTTCCGGGTCGAAACGACATCCACCGTCTGCTCATGGAACCGATCACCTACGCCAACGGTTCCACCCTGAACGATCCCGCCATCACTTACGGCATTGTATTTTCAAATTTCATGGACAAGGGTGTTTATACCTTTAAAGGCGGCACCGACCAGCTCATCAAGAAGATGAAAAAGGAATTGAAGAAGAATGGCGTGGATGTGCGCAACCACTGTCTGGTCGACAAGATTTTGATTGAAGATAAACAGGTTAAAGGGGTGAGGGTGAATGGCCGCAAAATATTTTCCGAAGCGGTCCTTTCGAATTCGAACATTCTCTCAACCATAAACAAACTGGCGGGACATGAACATTTTTCGCCAACCTTTCTTGATGAAGTCAAAAAAGTCCGGCTGAACGACAGCAGTTGCCAGGTCTACATGGGAATCAAAAAAGGCGAGACCATTCCCAATGTTGGTGACCTCCTGTTCACCTCGGAAGAAGACCAGTTCACCTCAGAATCGCTGCTCGAACCCAAAACCAGAAGCCGAACGTTTTCCTTTTACTATCCGGAAACGCGTCCCGGCCTTAACCAGTACGCCATCGTGTCTTCGACCAATGCGCGTTACAAGGATTGGGCGCATTTGAGCGAAGAAGACTACATCAGTAAAAAAGAAGAGTTGATCGAAGAAACGCTGGACTGTCTTGAAAAATATGTTCCCGATGTCCGGAAAAAAATTGATCACATCGAAGCCTCCACACCGACCACTTTTCAGCGTTATACAATGCATCCTGGCGGAGTTTCCTTCGGCACCAAGTTTGAGGGGCTGAAGGTCAGCAAGGATTTGCCGAAACAGATCGCAGGCCTGTTCCACGCCGGGTCGGTGGGGATCATCATGTCCGGCTGGCTGGGTGCCGCAAACTATGGGGTGATCGTGGCCAATGAAGTCGACAAGTTCCTGCGCTCGGTGCGTCAGCCGAAAGAAAAACTCGAGACGGCCAACGTCTAG
- a CDS encoding beta-hydroxyacyl-ACP dehydratase — MDEILELIPHRPPFLFVDEIVAFTGDQIVTRRTVSPDEPCFKGHYPDYPIMPGVLICEAVFQSGALLMAKRGTDSDGKVPVLSRVQGVKLKHAVYPGDVLDMTVDYKEHVGPAFYLKGKVQVAGKTALTVDFTVAVMERER; from the coding sequence ATGGACGAAATTCTAGAACTCATACCGCATCGCCCCCCATTTTTATTCGTCGATGAAATCGTAGCCTTCACCGGCGACCAGATTGTTACCCGGCGCACTGTAAGTCCGGACGAACCCTGCTTCAAAGGCCACTATCCTGACTACCCCATCATGCCCGGTGTTTTGATTTGCGAAGCCGTGTTTCAATCGGGTGCCTTACTGATGGCCAAACGCGGTACTGACTCAGACGGTAAGGTGCCGGTGTTGTCACGGGTCCAGGGAGTTAAACTCAAACACGCCGTTTATCCCGGTGACGTACTCGACATGACCGTCGATTATAAAGAGCACGTCGGCCCTGCGTTTTATCTCAAGGGCAAGGTGCAGGTGGCGGGGAAGACCGCACTCACGGTGGATTTTACCGTGGCGGTGATGGAGCGTGAACGGTGA
- a CDS encoding NAD(P)/FAD-dependent oxidoreductase → MKYDAIIIGAGLSGLAAGIRLAMFDKKTVILEKHVEIGGLNSFYARKGRVFDVGLHAMTNFSPKGVRTSPLGKLLKQLRIKHDDFRLCEQGTSEIRFPERSLSFTNDFQVLEEEVAREFPSQIDGFRKLVTLIRDFDELNLDDNKKVYSRDVIESCITDPVLIDMIFCPLMYYGNASEGDMDFYQFVIMFKSVFMEGFAKPIGGMPYILNLLREKFETLGGELRMGAPVAALHSDDGELQSVELDNGETLEADSVISSAGYVETLNLCQPKETSADDHPVGRMSFTESIFVLDREPKDLGFDKSIVFFCTSDRFHYRVPDELADVTSGVLCAPNNFQYPEPLSEGILRLTNQASFARWDELPRSDYRAAKKAERERSVDELLKFFPEFRQNVVFLDTFTPKTIHKYTGHLNGAVYGSPQKVKDGCSPLRNLFICGTDQGFLGIIGATLSGISIANRHVLQADRSTIKQAGEVHG, encoded by the coding sequence ATGAAATACGATGCGATTATTATTGGGGCGGGGCTTTCCGGGCTGGCGGCGGGGATTCGGCTCGCTATGTTCGACAAGAAAACGGTCATCCTGGAAAAACACGTGGAGATCGGCGGACTCAACTCGTTCTACGCGCGCAAGGGCCGCGTGTTCGATGTCGGTCTGCACGCCATGACCAACTTTTCCCCCAAAGGCGTGCGCACTTCCCCGCTGGGTAAGCTGCTCAAACAACTCCGCATCAAGCACGACGATTTCCGCCTGTGCGAGCAGGGCACGTCCGAAATCCGTTTCCCGGAACGATCCCTGTCGTTCACCAACGATTTTCAAGTCCTGGAAGAAGAAGTGGCGCGCGAGTTCCCCTCTCAAATAGACGGTTTCCGCAAACTGGTCACCCTCATCCGTGATTTCGACGAACTCAATCTCGACGACAACAAAAAAGTCTATTCCCGCGATGTGATCGAGTCCTGCATCACCGATCCTGTGCTGATCGACATGATCTTCTGTCCCCTCATGTATTACGGCAACGCATCGGAAGGCGACATGGATTTCTACCAGTTCGTCATCATGTTCAAGAGCGTGTTCATGGAAGGCTTCGCCAAACCCATCGGCGGCATGCCCTATATATTGAACCTGCTGCGCGAAAAATTTGAAACCCTGGGTGGCGAGCTGCGCATGGGTGCCCCGGTTGCGGCCTTGCATTCTGATGATGGCGAACTGCAATCGGTCGAACTGGATAACGGAGAAACGCTGGAAGCCGATTCGGTGATCTCTTCTGCTGGATACGTTGAGACGCTGAACCTTTGCCAGCCGAAAGAAACCTCGGCGGACGATCACCCGGTAGGGCGCATGTCGTTCACGGAATCCATCTTCGTGCTCGACCGTGAGCCGAAGGATCTGGGGTTCGACAAGAGCATCGTTTTTTTCTGCACGTCGGACCGATTCCATTACCGGGTGCCAGACGAGCTGGCGGATGTCACGTCCGGCGTTCTGTGCGCCCCGAACAATTTCCAGTATCCGGAGCCCTTGTCAGAAGGCATTTTGCGCCTAACCAACCAGGCCAGTTTTGCCAGGTGGGATGAGTTGCCCCGCTCTGATTATCGAGCGGCCAAAAAGGCGGAAAGGGAGCGTTCGGTTGACGAATTGCTCAAATTTTTCCCGGAATTCCGTCAAAATGTGGTATTTTTGGACACTTTCACGCCAAAAACCATTCATAAATACACCGGCCATCTCAATGGCGCGGTTTACGGGTCGCCGCAAAAGGTGAAGGACGGCTGTTCGCCGCTCCGCAACCTCTTTATTTGCGGGACAGATCAAGGGTTTTTGGGTATCATTGGAGCGACATTGAGCGGTATTTCAATAGCTAACCGGCATGTGTTGCAGGCCGACCGCTCGACAATCAAGCAAGCAGGAGAGGTGCATGGCTAA
- a CDS encoding cytochrome c: MNPMKQILSASFAICLLLLAGSIQAKDLVVKEPPKSMDKLYPPQSKEPKWIQQMHKLSGSFGGVFVNMKEKDWENADKKADVFLEAYGEAAKMIPEWKDYFDMDAAKAFTEAVKTHDPAKIGKASGGVGKTCGKCHHEQTVAVWTRYHWPKVEHMKITDPVSEKEMEYGKYMKTLAGSFRATTVNFGEGQYARAAKSARALEKQFTELKSTCSKCHVTDNVKLFFVGDETKAALQAMRKELDADKPNPGTFWKNVGILGKQGCKKCHLTHRSYAIIQEMWEEK; encoded by the coding sequence ATGAATCCTATGAAACAAATATTATCCGCTAGCTTCGCAATCTGTCTGCTTCTATTGGCAGGTAGTATTCAGGCCAAAGATCTGGTAGTAAAAGAACCGCCAAAATCAATGGACAAACTTTACCCTCCGCAATCCAAAGAGCCTAAATGGATTCAACAGATGCACAAATTATCTGGAAGTTTCGGCGGTGTGTTCGTCAACATGAAGGAAAAGGACTGGGAGAACGCCGACAAAAAAGCCGATGTTTTTCTGGAAGCCTACGGCGAGGCCGCCAAGATGATTCCAGAATGGAAAGATTATTTTGATATGGACGCAGCGAAAGCTTTCACGGAAGCGGTCAAAACTCATGATCCAGCAAAAATCGGGAAAGCTTCCGGCGGAGTGGGCAAAACCTGCGGCAAATGTCATCACGAACAAACCGTAGCCGTCTGGACCCGTTACCACTGGCCCAAGGTCGAGCACATGAAGATCACCGACCCGGTAAGTGAAAAAGAAATGGAATACGGCAAATACATGAAGACGCTGGCGGGCTCTTTCCGTGCGACGACTGTTAACTTTGGTGAAGGCCAGTATGCACGCGCTGCTAAATCCGCCAGGGCTCTTGAAAAACAGTTCACCGAATTAAAGTCAACCTGTTCGAAGTGCCACGTTACGGATAACGTTAAACTGTTTTTTGTAGGCGACGAAACCAAAGCCGCTTTGCAGGCTATGCGCAAGGAACTCGATGCCGACAAACCCAATCCAGGCACCTTCTGGAAAAACGTAGGCATCCTCGGCAAACAGGGTTGCAAGAAGTGCCACCTCACCCACCGTTCTTACGCCATCATTCAGGAAATGTGGGAAGAAAAATAA